The Malus domestica chromosome 08, GDT2T_hap1 genomic interval TTTATCCCTCGTTATGAAATAATGAACAATGACATGTCTCACAAGTATCGTGTATCCATGTCTTATGTTTGATAACAAATATCAAAAGATGTCGCGTGGCTAATGAATCACATGACATGGTGTTATCTTCGAACTGTCTTCCTTAATTTCTCATGTCAGTCTAATTTGGTTTAACTGCTTGCCTATACACGCCTCTTAGGACAGTAGCTAACATGTCCGTCTTAGATAAACATGCTAAAGTAGCGATCATCAAACCTCCTCGTTCTGACATAGGCTTTGGTTTAAAAGGCATAAGGGTGGAATCGTATAGAGTCTTTGTGGTTGACACAATGATTGAAGTAGGGATTAATTCATCACTCCCACTATCAGTTGGTTAtagcacatatatatatatatatatgatttgtATCTTATGGTGTATCCTTATTCCAATAAGTGTGCCACATGTCCATTGGACATACACCACATGGGTCTTAGTCTAGTCACTACACAAGCACCTAACCTGAGTCTTCTAGCCTAGTCGACTTCTCAGCGCCCACTTAGATACTCACATTCGGCTTTACAAGCTTAAACATGAAACAAATTTCATGTTCGACTTATGTTAAGTCTCATCTTAGACATTTCTAAGCTAACGTTTATCTTGTGCATATTAGTACGTTCAACTTACACATTTCCGATCTCGCAATCCAATACGTTGAGGACACAAATGTCTCATCCCGCTCGCTATCTCAGCGTCATGGCGAATCATTCATGTGAAAAATAGATTCTAGTTTGGTGACTCTCGTAAAGATGTGTAAacaatcatttcaaaaataaataaatatgaaatgaaaaacttcaatgcCTTTCTATTCAATAATAATGTCAAATACAAAGAAAAACACAtcaaatgacacaccccgacagGTGATGGTGGGCATggtccaaagcagacaatatcttGCTATGCGGACTAGGATGTGACATCAAACCCTACATAAACCTATATTCTTTACATGAGTCAGAAACGAGTTTCTAATTATGAGCATAGTCATGGGATCAGCAAGCATATTGGTAGTCGAGATATGTTTAACACTACACCCTTGGTAACCTTGTTCCTAAAGAAATGATATCGCGTATCTATATGCTCAGATTTTCCATGATATTTAGGATCTTTAGTGTATGTTAAGGTTGAAGTACTATCACAGTAGACAAGTACAACTTCTTGAGTATAAGCAATAATGCCCATCTGTTGTAGAAACCTCCTAAGCCAAATAACTTCTTAAACAGCTGATCCAATGGCAGCATATTCTGACTTCATTGTGGACAGAGCAATAAAAGTTTGTTTCTTGCTACACCAAGAAACAATTCCACCTCGAAGGACAAAAGCATAACCTGAGGTGGACTTGCATTCATCTATATCGCTTGCCCAGTCTGCATCACTATATCCTTTCAACTTCAAATCCTCTCCTTGGTAACGTAGGGCCAAGTTTTTTATTCCTTGCAGGTATCTCATAATCCTCTTGACAACTTGCCAGTGAGCTTGTCCAGGATTACTTTGATAATGGCTTACCATACCCACGACATGGCAAATGTCCTGACGCTTGCAAAACATCGCGTACATCAAACTTCTTACTGCAGAGGCATAAGGAACGATTGCCATGTCTTCTTAGTCTTTGAACACTGTTCTAAGGACAATATCATGCCTCTTTCCATATGAGTGTCTATGGGTTTGGAGTTCTTCATCTTAAATCGCTCAAGTACCTTCTTAATGTAAGTCTCTTGAGACAAACTTAGAAGTTTCCTTGAGTGATGTCATGTGATCTTAACTCCAAGCACTAATGTGCTTCACCCAcatctttcatctcaaaatgGGATGACAACCATGCTATCGTGGTTTCTATGGAGGTTTTGTCATTTCCCACTATTATGATGTTGTCAAAATACAGAGAAAGTATGAGAATACTTTTCCCATATTTCTTAAGAGACACACAGTGGTTTTCCTCAATCATCTCAAAACCAAATGAAGTGATTGAATTATGGAATCTAATGTTCCACTGTCTAGACTTTTGCTTGAGGCCATATATGGAATGTTTTAGGCTGCTAACTTTGCACTCTTGTCTCTTGGCCTCGAAGCCTATAGGTTGATCCATGTATATCTCACCTTCTAGTTCTCCATTGAGAAATGTTGTCTTAACATCCATTTGGTAAAGTTCCAAATCTAGTTGAGCAACAATAGCTAAAACGAGGTGAATAGAGGCAAACCTCACCACAGGGAATAATGTCTATTCATAATCTATACCCAATTGCTGAATGTATCCTTTCGCCACAAGGCGTGCCTTATATTTTTCAATTGAACCATCCGTTTTGCGTTTGATTTTTAAAACCCACTTGTTTCCAATGGTTTACACCTAGGCGGAATGTCAACTAACTCTTAAATAGTATTTTTGTCCATGAAGCTCATCTCTTCCTCTATTGTAGTTATCCATTTTTCTTTGGCCGTTGAAGACGACGCTTCTTTGTAAATGTAGGCCTCCCCTTCAACCTCAAAATGACATTTAGGAATGTGGCCTCTATTGCTCATTCGAACTATGTGACCTTGAGTTCCACTGGGTTGTGCGTATTCTCTTGAGTGTCCATGGGTACATTACTCTCACTGGGTTGTGTACTCCCACTCGGATCAAGTCCTCCTACATCATTTTCAGTGACCATCGGATTGAAAATTAATTCCCCTTCATCGCTTAAAGATGTTGCGAGTTCTTTATCTTTCTCCAACTCATGGAAATCAAGGTTTTTGATAGTATCGCCAAGTTTTAGGAAGTCATTCTCTATGAATTCCACATCACGTGACTCGATCTTGGTTCTCCCTCCATCTGGATGCTCACCATACATCAAATAACCTTTCAAATTTTCACAAGATCTTATAAAGATATGTTTATTCGCTCTAGGACCcaactttccaaacttatatgaTTGATTATGAACAAATCCAGCACAACCCTATGGACACAAATTACCCATATTGGGTTTTACATCATTCCAAAGTTCGTATGGGGTTGAGGGAACCATTTTTTAAGACACACAGTTAAGTATATACGTCGTTCTCAACAATGCATCACCCTAGAAAGATATGGGGAGATTTGCCTACACCATCATAGACTTGACCATGTCTAATAaagttttgtttcttctttcaaCCACATCATTTTGTTGTGGCATGTAAGGAACAAAAAGTTGTATGCGTATCCCCTTACTTTCAAAAAAGACCTTGAATTGGTCAGACAAATACTCGCGTCCACAATCAGTGTAAAGAGTTTTTACAGTCTTCCCTTTTTTATTCTTAACCTTAGCTGCGAAGCGTTTGAAACAATCCAAAGCTTCATAATGATGAGCGATCAAGTACACATAACCATATCGCATGTAATCGTCAATCAAAGTCAGAAAATAAGAGGCACCATGATGGGCCTTCACAGTCATCGGTCCACAGATGTCAGAGTGGATCAACACTAATGGTTGATTAGCTCGAACGACATTTCCAAAAGGCTTTTTAACTGCTTTGCTAGCTAAACAAGGCTCACATACAGGCAAATTAACATTAGTGAGTGACCCCAACAGGCATTCTCTAACTAAACTTGTCATATTATCTTGCCCTATATGACCTAGCCTAGCATGTCATGTTTCAGAATTAACATGTTTAATAACAGTTACTAAAGAAGTAGAAGAACAAGAATCAATTAAATCCAAGCAAACAAAATCGTTCTTTATTGAACCATATCCAATTTCAACTTTATCCAAATAGATCAATGTCTAGACGGGCTTAAGTAAAAACAATATCCTTCATATAAAAGTGCAGTAActaaaagtaaattaaattgCATTCCAGGGGCATAGATGACATCGTGCAAAAGTAGTTGGCACCCAGTGCTTAGTTGAAGTTGATAAGAACCAACTCCCAAAGCTTCTATACGACTTCCTTCACCCACGTACACATAGTGTGACTTTGCTGGAAAACGTTGATAATTTTTTAACCCCTTTTTATCTCGCATCACATGTTTGGTTGCTCCGGTGTCTACAATCCAATTATCGGATGTGTGAGCAACATGTATATGTgaacatacataaataatgaCATATTAGGAGTGAGGGATTATCTTTCTATTCGGTATAGTGCAATTACGAGCGAAGAGTCCCTTTTTTTACAGTTAAAGCACATTGACTTGGACACTattacaatattagctttaagtGTTGAATGATGGTGGCGGTTTAATAAGACATTATGTTGGATAAAAGATATCCGACACATCATTCAGTTAGTGTCGGATAACAATGAAGTCCTGTCGGTTATACCCGACATAAATTCTTGGCGGATATTTAGTGTCAGATGCAACTGCCATAAAAGTATTATAACCGccaatattttttaattcttttttttttaacatttttaacagATTCTGGCCTTTTTGAAGTTAAtggtgtcggttataactgacagaaattgactattttattattttagtttctagcggttattattttagtattctggaggttataaccgacagaaattgactattttattatttttacgcCAAAAGTTTTTCAAATTGTGGAAGGCTGCCAAAATTTTGACATGGCACCCAAAAACTCAACTCTCTATTTTCAAAGACAACGCTCAGTGCCGTTTAGctttctctcctcctcctcatttctctttcGCATCTTCTCTGCCTCTCCTATTTAgaaacaaaaccctagcctCCATCCCTCATTTCGTTCTCAAAATCTCAGAGCCACATtcatcacaaccaacaccatcTCCCATTTCTCTCTATTTCTGCCTTCATCCAAAAAATTCACACGCCTCCACTTCTGCAAACCCAAGCCCAGTTCCACCTTTTCAACTCTCAGTTCATAAATCCTCGGTTCTGCGATACCCACAAGGGACTTCGATCAGAGATGAGGAgccagaaaaatgatgaactgAGCATCTCagaaaaggagaagaaggaaaagaagtaCAGTGGTGGTGGGTTTTTTGGGGATGTGTACAGTATGGACATACTTCCTAATGAGCTTGAGCTCGAGGATGAGGATACCCACCCGAAATTCGAGCTCCAATTTCAGCTCCATGACCTCTCCCAACCCCTCACTATAAGcccccaacttttttttttaactgttcTTAATTATAACTTTAAGGGGAAATTGATttgttttcattcttatttgtttgtttggttgctaAGAAAATGGCATAAAAGCAAGGGAAATGGAGCTATATGGATAATTTTTGTTCAGAAACCAGAACCCTTTTAAGGAATTTAGCCCATTTACCTTTTTGGATGTTTAATTGTTGTGTCTCCGAGATGAGAAACACCTATTTCTGAAAAGCTCGaatattggaaaaaaaaaattaacttttggGATTGGCTGTTAAATAGAATTTGTATTGTTTTATTTGGGTTATTTTCTGTGggtatttttattttaggggcctaaagaaaaataacataCTATTTTGCCATTGGTATCACAAAAAGTGTGCCTTAATGTGCTTCAAGATTTCTCGAGGACAAGGGAAGTTAGAGAGTTCCTAAGCGAGGCTTTAGCAAGGGCAATGACCAAAGTTGTTCTTGCTCTTCTTGAGACCATCAGGTTAGTGGTTACTATTTCATCCTCTTGAAAATGTTACCACTAGTCATTGTATTTGATGCTTTGTGTTTATATCAGCATGTATGATTACATGAAGGTTTAAATTGGTAAGCGAAGAAGTGTTTAGCTCCCTGAAATTAGCTCATTTAACAATGAAAGTCCTGAAGACAACAATGTGGGTTTATATTTGGTGTATGTAGACTCCGTACATAGAGCACTTATCCTGCATTTTCCATTTCTAGTCGATTTGTATGTTTGATAACTTTTATCGCAATTCAAATGATTACTTGTttcatatttataaatttttgagtttttgaaTTCGTATTGTTGGAAATAGTGATAGTAGGAGAAAAAGATACCAAATTGGCACAATTTATTAATGTTTGTATAATTGTatcattgttgttgttgctgctatGTAGTTACGCGTTGGATGTGAATGTGGAGAGGGCAGAAGATGTCCTAACACATAAGAGATTGCTGCAATTTGCAGAAGACCCTACTAATTAACCTGCCTCTGAAGTTCGCTTTGTGTAGGTGAACACCTATGCATTTGTTGGAATAGTTCGGATATTAGCTAGCTGTAACTCTGTGCAGGCGATGAACCAGCAGATCATGATGCAGCAACAACaaatattgatgttgcttattCCACAAATGCATCAGCCACCACTCAGCCCTCAGGCATCACAACATTCGACCCTCAGTCAGCCACCTGCGCCTTCATATCCCATGCATCAGATGCCTTTTTAGCCGTAGTTTCCAATGCCAGTATATCGACCTCAGATGGCTTCTCCTAGTGACTCACGTATTTCTCCAGGTGTTTTCAATGGTGGATTATCCTCGGGTTTGTTTTCCGGATTGCTATCGAGTAGTTTTGATGGGGATGTGATGAGGTATTTGGGAGCACAGGAGGATTGGCAGAAGGCTTTGGAGCACAGTATTGTAGgttaatttatatttaatgtGTTATGGCGGATTCAAAAGACATTATTGTAGGTTAATTtatatttgaatgcatattatgtttgttatgagctttgtttattttattcactcattaaatttttatttttatttttattcattcagtaaaattaaaattaaaaaaaaaaaagaaggtttcatattttttttttattattaatatttttctgtCAGTTGTGACCGgcggaaaataaataaattttttttttatgtttctgTTAGTTAGAACCGACAGGAACATGATGTGAATCCGACGgtatttttaatttcttggCGGTCATGAACGACATTAATATATATTATCCGACAGTAATTTAGTATTTAGTGTCGCATATATCCGACACAAGTTCTATCGGTTTTAGAGTCTTAACCGACAGAAAATTCATTTCTTGACGCTAGCAAatctgtcgcttattatatccgccactgcatccattttctgtcgTATTT includes:
- the LOC139198113 gene encoding secreted RxLR effector protein 161-like: MAIVPYASAVRSLMYAMFCKRQDICHVVGMVSHYQSNPGQAHWQVVKRIMRYLQGIKNLALRYQGEDLKLKGYSDADWASDIDECKSTSGYAFVLRGGIVSWCSKKQTFIALSTMKSEYAAIGSAV